Proteins from a single region of Vulgatibacter sp.:
- a CDS encoding sigma-54-dependent transcriptional regulator — protein sequence MARILLVDDEAGVRFMIEQVLEDAGHEVRACAAAAEALPFLEETDVVVSDLVMPGMDGMALLRTVRERAPELPLLLLTARGDERIAVAAMQAGAFHYLPKPFANEELLLLVQRAAELRRLRSSVREHEVEAILGRPLVGRSAAFRQLLAQARLLAARDVPTLVRGETGTGKELVASLLHAAGPRTKGPLVRFNCAAIPAELAEAELFGHAKGAFTGADGARPGFFRQAHGGTLVLDEIGELPLALQAKLLRAAQDGEVQPVGAGRTERVDVRIVACTHRDLRVEVAAGRFREDLFYRLSVVELHVPPLRERREDVPLLVEAFRRSWSRRFGLDDVHFTPEVIEALECRDWPGNVRELENAVARLLALSTGGAVGPEALDRMAGSTGGGSLRERVAAFERARIEEMLAQTGGNQSEAARRLGLTRVTLIDKMKRHGLRR from the coding sequence ATGGCCCGGATCCTTCTGGTCGACGACGAAGCAGGCGTCCGCTTCATGATCGAGCAGGTCCTCGAGGACGCGGGCCACGAGGTCCGCGCCTGTGCCGCAGCGGCGGAGGCGCTGCCCTTCCTCGAGGAGACGGACGTGGTGGTGAGCGATCTGGTGATGCCGGGGATGGACGGCATGGCCCTGCTCCGCACCGTGCGCGAGCGTGCGCCCGAGCTGCCCCTGCTCCTCCTCACCGCCCGCGGCGACGAGCGCATCGCGGTGGCGGCGATGCAGGCCGGCGCCTTCCACTACCTGCCCAAGCCCTTCGCCAACGAGGAGCTCCTGCTGCTGGTGCAGCGTGCAGCGGAGCTGCGGCGGCTGCGCAGCTCGGTGCGGGAGCACGAGGTCGAGGCGATCCTCGGTCGGCCCCTCGTCGGCAGGAGCGCTGCGTTCCGGCAGCTGCTGGCGCAGGCGCGCCTCCTCGCCGCCCGCGACGTCCCGACCCTGGTCCGGGGCGAGACGGGGACCGGCAAGGAGCTCGTCGCCTCGCTCCTCCACGCAGCGGGACCCAGGACGAAGGGGCCGCTCGTCCGCTTCAACTGCGCGGCGATCCCGGCGGAGCTGGCGGAGGCGGAGCTCTTCGGCCACGCGAAGGGCGCCTTCACCGGCGCCGACGGCGCCAGGCCGGGCTTCTTTCGACAGGCCCACGGGGGAACGCTGGTCCTCGACGAGATCGGCGAGTTGCCGCTCGCCCTGCAGGCGAAGCTGCTCCGCGCCGCGCAGGACGGCGAGGTGCAGCCGGTGGGCGCCGGGCGGACCGAACGCGTCGACGTGCGCATCGTCGCCTGCACCCACCGCGATCTCCGGGTCGAGGTCGCCGCCGGCCGCTTCCGGGAGGATCTCTTCTACCGGCTCTCGGTGGTGGAGCTGCACGTGCCGCCCCTGCGCGAGCGCCGCGAGGACGTGCCCCTGCTCGTCGAAGCCTTCCGTCGCAGCTGGAGCCGGCGCTTCGGCCTCGACGACGTCCACTTCACCCCCGAGGTGATCGAGGCGCTCGAGTGCCGCGACTGGCCGGGGAACGTGCGCGAGCTCGAGAACGCGGTGGCGCGCCTCCTCGCCCTCTCCACCGGCGGCGCGGTAGGTCCCGAGGCCCTCGACCGGATGGCGGGCAGCACCGGCGGTGGAAGCCTGCGGGAACGGGTCGCCGCCTTCGAGCGGGCGCGGATCGAGGAGATGCTGGCACAGACCGGCGGCAACCAGAGCGAGGCGGCGCGGCGGCTGGGCCTCACCCGCGTCACGCTCATCGACAAGATGAAGCGCCACGGGCTGCGGCGCTGA